Proteins from one Ornithobacterium rhinotracheale genomic window:
- a CDS encoding DUF58 domain-containing protein, which translates to MDAKELIKKVRRIEIKSRRASNHLFMGEYHSSFKGRGMIFSEVRPYQFGDDVRNIDWNKTAHFNEPYVKIFEEERELSLMLVVDISGSNQFGTRKQSKKDTMAEICATLAFSALSNNDKVGLLLFSDEVELYYPPQKGKHNILKIIRALVEYEPKSAKTDISKAIDYLIKTQKRKSLIFLISDFNDDCYQKSIQVLAKKHELTGIRVYDEKEEELPDIGWVHMHDIETGAEKYVNTSSKKVRIQYAENAKKHRNQFFSSLKNAGAGIIEVATESDYNRSLLNYFKSHKNR; encoded by the coding sequence GTGGACGCCAAAGAATTAATCAAAAAGGTTCGCAGAATAGAAATTAAATCTAGGAGAGCCAGCAATCACTTGTTTATGGGCGAGTATCATAGCTCGTTCAAGGGGCGAGGCATGATTTTTTCGGAGGTGCGTCCGTATCAATTTGGCGATGATGTTCGCAATATTGATTGGAACAAAACGGCACATTTCAACGAGCCGTATGTAAAGATTTTTGAAGAAGAAAGAGAACTTTCCTTGATGCTTGTGGTAGACATCAGTGGCTCCAATCAGTTTGGGACACGCAAGCAATCCAAGAAAGACACCATGGCTGAAATTTGTGCCACTTTGGCATTTTCGGCACTTTCAAACAACGATAAAGTAGGGCTTTTGCTCTTTAGCGATGAGGTGGAGCTTTATTACCCGCCTCAGAAAGGGAAGCACAATATCCTGAAAATCATTCGCGCCCTTGTGGAATATGAACCAAAAAGCGCTAAAACCGACATCTCGAAAGCCATAGATTATTTAATCAAAACCCAAAAACGCAAATCATTGATTTTCCTAATCTCAGATTTTAACGATGATTGTTACCAAAAGAGCATTCAAGTTTTAGCCAAAAAACATGAATTAACGGGAATTCGTGTCTACGACGAGAAAGAAGAAGAACTTCCCGACATTGGCTGGGTGCACATGCACGATATAGAAACGGGTGCCGAAAAATATGTAAACACTTCGTCTAAAAAAGTGCGAATCCAGTACGCAGAAAATGCTAAAAAGCACCGAAATCAGTTTTTTTCAAGTTTAAAGAATGCAGGGGCGGGAATCATAGAAGTGGCTACCGAGTCCGACTACAACCGATCTTTGCTTAATTATTTTAAAAGCCATAAAAACCGATAA
- a CDS encoding DUF4381 family protein yields the protein MKNRILHIIVCLLAFPVWAQVYTQLSPDRILIGDTASLQIEFKTPSDAKVELPMLGDSLGKYLEIVNKKIDSTCEGNQKKYKQTITLTGFEEGNFLVKSLPYVIDGKTILSDTRELGVEMPAIDTTLQKMYPIKTIMPEHISWWDRNKKYLWYMIVGGIMLIALLIVAFLYLKELRRKRYISTPLLPPYEEALQNLKKLDALGLLEKQEFNQYYTDLSFIVRRYFSRRFEFPAQALLSTDLPEYMKNKEFLTQEESAELYNFLTDADRVKYAKATLSPEKNAFYRDWAEKIIEKTKPLVEEVKDHI from the coding sequence ATGAAAAATAGGATTTTACATATCATCGTTTGTCTTTTGGCTTTTCCAGTTTGGGCACAGGTCTACACCCAATTGTCGCCCGATAGAATTTTAATCGGGGACACAGCAAGTTTACAAATTGAATTTAAAACCCCGAGTGACGCCAAAGTGGAATTGCCGATGCTTGGCGATTCGCTTGGAAAATATTTAGAAATCGTCAATAAAAAAATTGATTCTACGTGCGAAGGCAATCAAAAAAAATATAAACAAACCATCACGCTCACGGGCTTTGAAGAAGGCAATTTTCTGGTTAAATCCTTGCCCTATGTGATTGATGGCAAAACGATACTTTCAGACACACGAGAGCTCGGTGTGGAAATGCCCGCAATTGATACCACTTTGCAAAAAATGTATCCCATAAAAACGATTATGCCCGAGCATATTTCGTGGTGGGACCGTAACAAAAAATACCTTTGGTATATGATTGTGGGTGGCATTATGCTCATCGCACTTTTGATAGTTGCTTTTTTGTATTTAAAGGAGCTACGCCGCAAGCGATACATCAGCACACCGCTTTTGCCACCGTATGAGGAAGCTTTGCAGAATTTAAAGAAATTAGATGCTTTAGGATTATTAGAAAAACAAGAATTTAATCAATATTATACCGATTTAAGTTTTATTGTGCGTCGTTATTTTTCGCGCCGATTCGAGTTTCCTGCCCAAGCTTTGCTTAGCACGGATTTGCCCGAATATATGAAAAACAAAGAATTTTTAACCCAAGAAGAAAGTGCCGAATTATACAATTTCTTGACCGATGCCGACCGCGTGAAATACGCCAAAGCAACTTTAAGTCCAGAAAAAAATGCATTTTACAGAGATTGGGCAGAAAAAATTATCGAAAAAACAAAACCTTTGGTCGAGGAAGTAAAAGACCATATTTAA
- a CDS encoding vWA domain-containing protein, protein MSHIEFANPWFLLLLALVPLMLLGRLLHRKKQNQALQMPSLSAFRSGDSWYRWVQPALYALRLLAISLLIIALARPRKVEISTHVRSDEGVDIMMVVDVSLSMLARDLKPTRLEALKSVAEDFVKKRQTDRIGVVIYSGSAVNTVPLTTDKSVLVQAVKDLDNDDNLIPGTAIGVGLATAINHLEHSQAKSKVVLLITDGGEDVNFYDSNAVYISPQEATKIAKEKGIKVYTIGIGTTDYVLPPIGAENIPQSKLKLDENLLKYIANNANGLYFRATDNERLKEIYEEINQLEKSKINETKYYDYTEYYRAFVVWAFILLCIEILCRTLIFKQLTE, encoded by the coding sequence ATGAGCCACATAGAATTTGCAAATCCTTGGTTTTTATTACTTTTAGCATTGGTTCCGCTGATGCTACTAGGACGCTTGTTGCATCGAAAAAAGCAAAATCAAGCATTGCAAATGCCAAGTCTATCGGCATTTCGTTCGGGCGATTCTTGGTACCGATGGGTGCAGCCCGCCTTGTATGCTTTGCGACTTTTAGCCATAAGTTTATTAATCATCGCTTTGGCTCGTCCGCGCAAGGTAGAAATCAGCACACATGTGCGTTCCGACGAAGGGGTAGACATTATGATGGTGGTAGATGTCTCGCTGAGTATGCTTGCGCGAGATTTAAAACCGACTCGTTTAGAAGCACTGAAATCCGTGGCAGAAGATTTTGTAAAAAAACGCCAAACCGATAGAATTGGGGTGGTGATTTATTCAGGAAGTGCGGTAAATACTGTGCCACTCACGACAGATAAATCGGTGCTGGTGCAAGCGGTGAAAGATTTAGACAATGATGATAATCTCATCCCCGGTACAGCCATAGGCGTGGGCTTGGCAACGGCGATTAATCATTTGGAGCATTCTCAGGCTAAAAGTAAAGTCGTACTGCTGATAACCGATGGGGGCGAAGATGTGAATTTTTATGATTCCAATGCCGTGTACATCAGTCCGCAAGAGGCAACCAAAATTGCCAAAGAAAAAGGAATTAAAGTCTATACCATTGGGATTGGGACTACCGATTATGTTTTGCCGCCGATTGGTGCAGAAAATATTCCGCAGAGCAAATTAAAATTAGACGAGAATTTGCTTAAATACATTGCCAATAATGCCAATGGTTTATATTTTAGAGCCACCGACAACGAGCGATTGAAAGAAATTTACGAAGAAATCAATCAATTAGAGAAATCAAAAATCAACGAAACCAAATATTACGACTACACCGAATATTATCGTGCATTTGTCGTGTGGGCATTTATTTTGCTGTGTATAGAAATCCTTTGTAGAACTTTAATTTTTAAACAATTGACAGAATGA
- a CDS encoding vWA domain-containing protein, which yields MSFSTPAYGMLFIAVVLAAYFLWRLWQWRKRALRSFADPHLVPQLLKGRSSRFLQIKNIFLLLALFFMTIALMGPQWGEEEQKLKREGIDLVFALDLSNSMNAEDIAPSRIDKAKKFIHSFLNQLGGDRVGLVVFAGEAYAMSPLTTDYTSLNSSVSALDTDLLWNQGTNFSAAIDKSLQVLGKNPQTSKAIILISDGEDHEEGVSDAIDKAKEQHTEIFTMGIGGDSPVPIPMYDSYGAMEYKTDDNGKTVLSSFHGEELRKIAEKSQGAYIKIESVNQAIKKLNAALSNLEKKSSAEISSRNKKQQFQYFVALSLLFLFIYTLTPTKLRKN from the coding sequence ATGAGTTTTAGCACTCCCGCATATGGTATGCTTTTTATAGCCGTGGTACTTGCCGCTTACTTTTTGTGGCGTTTGTGGCAATGGCGTAAGCGTGCGTTGCGCTCCTTTGCCGATCCGCATTTGGTACCTCAATTGTTGAAAGGGCGAAGTTCTAGATTTTTGCAAATTAAAAATATTTTCTTGCTTTTAGCCCTGTTTTTTATGACGATTGCCTTGATGGGTCCACAATGGGGCGAGGAAGAACAAAAACTTAAACGAGAAGGCATAGATTTGGTTTTTGCGCTGGATTTGTCCAATAGCATGAACGCTGAAGATATTGCACCTTCGAGAATAGATAAGGCTAAAAAATTTATCCATAGTTTTCTGAATCAATTAGGCGGTGATCGTGTGGGGTTGGTTGTTTTTGCAGGAGAGGCATATGCTATGTCTCCGCTCACTACCGATTATACCTCGCTTAATTCTTCGGTTTCGGCATTGGATACAGATTTACTTTGGAACCAAGGGACTAATTTCTCGGCTGCGATAGATAAATCCTTGCAAGTTTTGGGTAAAAATCCACAAACATCAAAAGCCATTATTTTGATTTCTGATGGTGAAGACCACGAAGAAGGCGTTTCAGATGCCATAGATAAAGCTAAAGAACAACACACCGAGATTTTCACTATGGGAATTGGTGGCGATAGTCCTGTGCCGATCCCGATGTATGATTCTTATGGCGCGATGGAATACAAAACAGATGATAATGGGAAAACCGTTTTGTCAAGTTTTCATGGCGAGGAGTTGCGTAAAATTGCCGAAAAATCACAAGGAGCTTACATTAAAATTGAAAGTGTGAATCAAGCGATTAAGAAGCTAAATGCCGCTTTGAGCAATTTAGAGAAGAAATCATCGGCAGAGATTTCAAGCAGAAACAAAAAACAACAATTTCAATATTTTGTAGCATTATCGCTTTTATTTTTATTTATATATACTTTAACACCGACTAAATTGAGAAAAAACTAA
- a CDS encoding tetratricopeptide repeat protein, which translates to MKIFTPLVLKKILFLSLVICLHFTFAQTLQEREAIAKGNRFYEDKNYESAIVEYSKVLITGANNVKANFNLGNAYYQTKQYQKAVTHFQKAADYSLNTKDKVDAYHNLGNSYMQQKNYDQAIKSYKKALRIDPKADATRYNLALAIKLKSKNNNTNPKDLLKPSEFAKKIKAQADALAEKGLFNQALQLMQGAMAKDSTVKHFENYINKLQEITILDSLK; encoded by the coding sequence ATGAAGATATTTACTCCTTTAGTGCTGAAAAAAATACTTTTTTTAAGCCTTGTAATCTGCCTGCATTTTACTTTTGCACAAACTTTACAAGAGAGGGAAGCTATCGCTAAAGGTAACAGATTTTACGAAGATAAAAATTACGAATCGGCGATTGTAGAATATTCTAAAGTACTCATTACGGGTGCAAATAATGTAAAAGCTAATTTCAATTTAGGAAATGCCTATTACCAGACCAAGCAATATCAAAAGGCTGTAACACATTTTCAAAAAGCTGCCGATTATAGTTTAAATACCAAAGACAAAGTCGATGCCTATCACAATTTAGGCAATAGCTACATGCAGCAAAAAAATTATGACCAAGCGATAAAATCGTATAAAAAAGCACTCCGTATTGATCCTAAAGCAGATGCCACACGCTACAATTTAGCTTTAGCCATAAAACTGAAAAGTAAGAATAATAATACCAATCCAAAAGACTTGCTCAAGCCTTCGGAATTTGCTAAAAAAATTAAAGCTCAAGCCGATGCTTTAGCCGAAAAAGGCCTATTTAATCAAGCTTTGCAGTTGATGCAGGGAGCCATGGCAAAAGATTCAACCGTTAAACATTTCGAAAATTACATCAACAAATTGCAAGAAATCACTATATTAGACAGCTTAAAGTAA
- a CDS encoding BatD family protein codes for MKIEKYLFALFSLLSCFGYGQYSFTAVPNKDRVQVGEDFELNFVITLSDNADIGNIKYPSFNGLKMIGRRQGQQINIINGEKTIQNIETIILRAEKKGKIKISSASVKINHRHFETSPVYITVVDAPRVVQRSNYSNQLVFLDLDLSQNSAFPNEPIYATLKLYAKSFEALRRRSDVGAPILDNFEVKQINLPNNDYRDIKQEVYNNQTYVSEVVGKYILLPQKTGNLDIRPFLIHVAIPIDFFDEKIVELYSPVKSVDVKNFPAHAPKTFNGAVGSFALKTYVQKKNLRQNKAFEIEVELEGEGSFSTISLPKLKLNKELEVYPPRRREAFKPLNGTEKGKIVDSYVVVPQYGGTYDIPSVEFTYFDLDKKKYVTLHSNAEQVQVEGEPNENPIIDDSLSMTIPMDSTATIDTPREEARSNTPKLNKSTKVIPAVATNDAESEDTANWWPWVLGLGSIILIIPLFFLFLRKKKTKEEVATPIITLKDIKNDWNNATANQSGADFYRETERILQEIVQLYTQEPSTKSEEEAVAILKTHKNDNFAAAWQALYQKVQMAQYAGINEEHQREIAVACSDLIKNI; via the coding sequence ATGAAAATAGAAAAATATCTCTTCGCACTGTTTAGTTTACTGAGCTGTTTCGGCTACGGTCAGTATTCCTTTACGGCGGTTCCGAATAAGGATCGTGTGCAAGTGGGAGAGGATTTTGAACTCAACTTTGTAATCACTTTAAGCGATAATGCAGATATTGGTAATATAAAGTATCCATCGTTCAATGGTTTAAAAATGATTGGTCGCCGACAAGGGCAACAAATCAATATCATTAATGGAGAAAAAACCATTCAAAATATTGAAACAATAATTCTTCGTGCCGAAAAAAAGGGCAAAATTAAAATTAGTAGTGCATCGGTAAAGATAAATCATCGTCATTTTGAAACCTCTCCAGTATATATTACTGTAGTAGATGCTCCACGCGTGGTGCAACGAAGCAATTACAGCAATCAATTGGTGTTTTTAGATTTGGATTTATCCCAAAATTCGGCTTTCCCCAATGAGCCTATTTACGCCACGCTTAAGCTATATGCCAAGTCTTTTGAGGCTTTGCGTAGGCGATCAGATGTAGGCGCTCCTATTCTGGATAACTTTGAGGTAAAGCAAATCAATTTGCCAAACAATGATTATCGCGACATTAAACAAGAAGTGTACAATAATCAGACTTATGTGTCGGAGGTCGTAGGAAAATACATTTTACTCCCCCAAAAAACAGGAAATTTAGATATTCGTCCTTTCTTGATTCATGTGGCAATTCCGATTGATTTCTTTGACGAGAAAATTGTGGAATTATATTCTCCAGTAAAAAGCGTAGATGTGAAAAACTTCCCAGCACACGCACCTAAAACTTTTAATGGAGCCGTGGGGAGTTTTGCCCTTAAAACATATGTGCAAAAAAAGAATTTAAGACAAAATAAAGCCTTTGAAATCGAGGTAGAACTTGAGGGCGAAGGAAGTTTTTCGACTATAAGCCTTCCAAAACTTAAACTAAACAAAGAATTGGAGGTATATCCACCACGCCGTAGAGAGGCATTCAAGCCGCTTAACGGCACCGAAAAAGGCAAAATAGTAGATAGCTATGTCGTGGTGCCACAATACGGAGGAACTTATGATATTCCGTCGGTGGAGTTTACTTATTTTGATTTAGATAAAAAGAAATATGTTACCTTGCATTCCAACGCAGAGCAGGTGCAGGTAGAGGGAGAGCCAAATGAAAATCCTATAATTGATGATTCGCTCTCGATGACAATCCCTATGGATAGCACGGCGACAATTGATACTCCTAGGGAGGAGGCTCGTAGCAATACGCCAAAATTAAATAAATCTACCAAAGTAATACCTGCAGTGGCAACAAACGATGCAGAAAGTGAAGATACAGCAAATTGGTGGCCGTGGGTATTGGGCTTAGGTTCTATAATCTTAATAATACCATTATTCTTTTTATTCCTCAGAAAGAAAAAGACTAAAGAGGAAGTGGCCACGCCAATCATTACGCTAAAAGACATCAAAAACGATTGGAATAACGCCACAGCAAATCAATCAGGTGCAGACTTTTACCGCGAGACCGAACGCATTTTGCAAGAAATTGTGCAGCTCTATACTCAAGAACCAAGCACTAAATCTGAGGAGGAAGCAGTAGCCATTTTAAAAACGCATAAAAACGATAATTTTGCGGCAGCGTGGCAAGCCCTGTATCAAAAAGTGCAGATGGCGCAATATGCGGGTATCAACGAGGAACATCAGCGCGAAATTGCGGTGGCGTGCAGTGATTTAATCAAAAATATATAA
- a CDS encoding DUF4298 domain-containing protein, whose product MKEISLKEAEKRMEACEEDLKVLQDFNQAMDRIAKNLELLDEYYGNQYLKDVQNPDNKDVYSAVLSEDGIWNLLAEIHWEKIDILKKIVKDLR is encoded by the coding sequence ATGAAAGAAATATCGCTTAAAGAAGCCGAAAAACGCATGGAAGCCTGCGAAGAGGATTTAAAAGTGTTGCAAGACTTTAATCAAGCCATGGACCGCATTGCAAAAAACTTGGAATTGCTCGATGAATATTACGGAAATCAATATTTAAAAGATGTGCAAAATCCCGACAATAAAGATGTGTATTCTGCCGTATTGAGCGAAGATGGCATCTGGAATCTCTTGGCCGAAATCCATTGGGAAAAAATCGATATTCTCAAGAAAATTGTAAAAGATTTACGCTAA
- the purM gene encoding phosphoribosylformylglycinamidine cyclo-ligase: protein MSTSYKDAGVNKEEGYQTVHKIKDAVAQTHTPNVLNGIGSFGAFYELGNYKNPILVSGTDGVGTKLRIALDVKKYDTVGIDCFAMCANDILCHGAKPLFFLDYLACGKLDSDVAAEIVGGIVKACKETNCSLIGGETAEMPGMYEIGDYDVAGFCVGVVEKDEIIDGSKIKANDVLIALPSSGFHSNGFSLVRKVFTDFNEEWNGKPLYETLLVPTKLYGATINSLLEKHTINGIAHITGGGLIENVPRILPKGLGVEIQKSSIKVPAVMQELQKRANIAEDEMFGTFNMGVGMVLAVAPEQAEPIIKSLKALGEEAYEIGKVVKSNQPIVLL, encoded by the coding sequence ATGAGCACATCTTACAAAGACGCTGGCGTAAACAAAGAAGAAGGATACCAAACGGTACACAAAATCAAAGATGCAGTAGCCCAAACACACACTCCCAATGTATTGAATGGGATTGGCTCTTTTGGTGCATTCTACGAACTTGGAAACTACAAAAATCCTATTTTGGTAAGTGGTACCGACGGCGTAGGGACTAAACTTCGCATCGCTTTGGATGTTAAGAAATACGACACCGTAGGGATTGATTGCTTTGCCATGTGTGCCAACGATATTTTGTGCCACGGAGCAAAACCTTTGTTCTTCTTGGATTATCTCGCTTGCGGAAAACTAGACAGCGATGTGGCTGCCGAAATCGTGGGAGGCATCGTAAAAGCTTGTAAAGAAACCAATTGCTCGCTCATCGGTGGAGAAACTGCCGAAATGCCAGGCATGTACGAAATCGGGGATTATGATGTAGCAGGATTCTGCGTGGGCGTGGTAGAGAAAGACGAAATCATCGACGGGTCTAAAATCAAGGCAAATGATGTTTTAATCGCATTGCCATCAAGCGGATTCCATAGCAATGGTTTTTCTTTGGTAAGAAAAGTTTTTACCGATTTCAACGAAGAATGGAACGGAAAACCTTTGTACGAAACGCTTTTAGTCCCAACCAAATTATACGGCGCTACCATTAATTCTTTGCTTGAAAAACACACAATCAACGGGATTGCACACATCACAGGTGGTGGATTAATTGAAAATGTACCGAGAATTTTGCCTAAAGGTTTGGGCGTAGAAATTCAAAAATCAAGCATTAAAGTGCCTGCCGTGATGCAAGAATTACAAAAGAGAGCCAACATCGCAGAAGATGAAATGTTTGGAACCTTCAACATGGGGGTGGGAATGGTACTTGCCGTTGCGCCAGAGCAAGCCGAACCCATCATTAAAAGCCTAAAAGCACTAGGCGAAGAGGCTTACGAAATTGGTAAAGTGGTAAAAAGTAACCAACCTATCGTTTTGCTTTAA
- the purC gene encoding phosphoribosylaminoimidazolesuccinocarboxamide synthase translates to MEKKDFLYEGKAKQIYATENPDQVIVHYKDDATAFNAQKKGTVESKGEMNNKITTLIYKYLAEKGIPTHYIETLNDREQLVTKVKILPIEVVVRNYVAGSMAQRLGLEEGGKCPITVFDLCYKKDELGDPLINDYHAILLGAATREDLDEVYALTDKINELLKELFLKANLILADFKIEFGKTSEGKIVLADEISPDTCRLWDKDTLKKLDKDRFRRDLGEVTEAYLEVYDRLKKALA, encoded by the coding sequence ATGGAAAAAAAAGATTTCTTATACGAAGGTAAAGCGAAACAAATTTACGCTACCGAAAATCCAGATCAAGTCATTGTTCACTATAAAGACGACGCTACGGCTTTCAACGCTCAGAAAAAAGGAACCGTGGAATCTAAAGGCGAAATGAATAATAAAATCACAACGCTTATTTATAAATATTTAGCCGAAAAAGGAATTCCTACGCATTACATCGAGACTTTAAACGACAGAGAGCAATTGGTAACTAAAGTGAAAATTTTGCCTATCGAAGTCGTAGTAAGAAACTATGTGGCAGGAAGCATGGCACAACGCCTTGGCTTGGAAGAAGGTGGAAAATGCCCAATTACCGTTTTTGATTTATGCTATAAAAAAGATGAATTAGGCGACCCGCTTATCAACGATTATCACGCAATTTTATTAGGTGCAGCTACACGCGAAGATTTGGACGAAGTCTATGCTTTAACCGATAAAATCAACGAATTATTAAAAGAATTATTCCTAAAAGCAAATTTGATTTTAGCCGATTTCAAAATTGAATTTGGCAAAACCTCTGAAGGCAAAATCGTATTGGCAGACGAAATCAGCCCAGATACTTGCCGCCTTTGGGACAAAGATACGCTTAAGAAATTAGACAAAGACCGCTTCCGTAGAGACCTTGGCGAAGTAACAGAAGCTTATCTTGAAGTGTATGACAGACTTAAAAAAGCCCTTGCATAA
- a CDS encoding amidophosphoribosyltransferase, which produces MSDAIKHECGIALLRLLKPLSYYKEKYGNAFYGVDKMYLMLEKQHNRGQDGAGLASIKLGMQPGERYISRARSNSDSPIKDVFTQVNESIARRIKENPEAVHDMELLKKVAPYIGEVFLGHVRYGTYGENSIESVHPFLRQNNWKARNLLVAGNFNLTNVDEQFQNLIDLGQHPKAKADTVTVMEKIGHFLDEQVNELYYELKKEGYSKREASAEIENRIKVSKILARSAKNWDGGYAMAGLFGHGDAFVLRDPAGIRPAYYYVDDEIAIVASERPVIQTVFNVSFNHIKELNPGEAIIIKHYGEVKFRQILEPLERKSCSFERIYFSRGSDAEIYEERKELGRLLINQVMEAIDGDIHNTVFSYIPNTAEASYFGLVEAANDELNHEKTQMIMQEKEDITDKRIKEILSTKLRSEKIAIKDAKLRTFITQDNARDDMVAHVYDVTYGVVKPTDNLVIIDDSIVRGTTLKNSIIRILDRVHPKRIVVVSSAPQIRYPDCYGIDMARLENLIAFVAAEALHRERGTEHLIEEIYQKCKSEVGKPDKEVTNYVKEFYAPFTDEEISNKIAELLTTDDINAEVKIIYQSVENLHKACPKNLGDWYFTGNYPTAGGNRVANKAFINYYEGNKERAY; this is translated from the coding sequence ATGAGTGATGCAATCAAGCACGAGTGTGGTATCGCACTTTTACGCCTTCTAAAACCCCTTTCCTATTACAAAGAAAAATACGGAAACGCCTTCTACGGCGTAGATAAAATGTACCTAATGCTAGAAAAACAACACAACCGTGGACAAGACGGTGCAGGACTAGCAAGTATTAAATTAGGTATGCAACCTGGCGAACGCTACATCAGCCGTGCCAGATCTAATAGCGACAGCCCTATCAAAGATGTCTTTACGCAAGTAAATGAAAGTATCGCTCGCCGTATCAAGGAAAATCCAGAAGCCGTGCACGATATGGAATTGCTCAAAAAAGTAGCTCCATACATCGGCGAAGTATTTTTAGGCCATGTGCGCTACGGAACTTATGGCGAAAACAGCATAGAATCGGTTCACCCATTCTTGAGACAAAACAACTGGAAAGCGAGAAATCTTCTCGTAGCAGGAAACTTTAACCTTACCAATGTCGACGAGCAATTCCAAAACCTCATCGATCTTGGGCAGCATCCAAAAGCCAAAGCCGATACCGTTACGGTGATGGAGAAAATCGGGCACTTCCTCGATGAGCAAGTCAACGAATTATATTACGAACTTAAAAAAGAAGGCTACTCAAAACGCGAAGCCTCTGCCGAGATAGAAAACCGAATCAAGGTTTCAAAAATCTTGGCGCGTTCAGCCAAAAACTGGGACGGCGGCTATGCCATGGCAGGTCTTTTTGGGCATGGTGATGCTTTTGTATTGCGAGACCCTGCGGGAATTCGCCCTGCGTATTATTATGTAGACGACGAAATCGCTATTGTAGCTTCTGAACGCCCTGTGATTCAAACAGTGTTTAATGTAAGTTTTAATCATATCAAAGAATTAAACCCTGGGGAAGCGATTATCATCAAACATTATGGCGAAGTAAAATTCAGACAAATTCTTGAGCCACTAGAAAGAAAATCTTGTTCGTTTGAGCGTATTTACTTCTCTCGTGGTAGCGATGCTGAAATTTACGAAGAGCGAAAAGAACTGGGCCGTCTACTTATCAATCAAGTGATGGAAGCCATAGACGGAGATATTCACAACACGGTATTTTCTTATATTCCAAACACGGCAGAAGCCTCTTATTTTGGACTCGTAGAAGCTGCCAACGACGAGCTTAATCACGAGAAAACCCAAATGATTATGCAGGAGAAAGAAGACATTACTGACAAACGAATCAAGGAAATTCTTTCTACTAAATTACGCTCAGAAAAAATTGCCATTAAAGACGCCAAACTGCGTACATTCATCACGCAGGACAACGCTCGCGACGATATGGTGGCGCATGTCTACGATGTTACTTATGGGGTGGTGAAACCTACGGATAATTTAGTCATCATAGATGATAGTATCGTGCGCGGAACCACGCTTAAAAACAGCATTATTCGCATTTTAGACAGAGTGCACCCTAAGCGTATCGTGGTGGTTTCATCGGCACCACAAATCCGTTATCCAGATTGCTACGGAATCGATATGGCTCGCCTTGAAAACTTAATCGCTTTTGTGGCGGCAGAAGCCCTACACAGAGAGCGTGGCACCGAGCATCTAATTGAAGAAATATACCAAAAATGCAAATCCGAAGTCGGCAAGCCAGACAAGGAAGTCACCAATTATGTAAAAGAATTCTACGCGCCGTTTACCGACGAGGAAATTTCAAACAAAATTGCAGAACTACTTACGACTGACGACATCAATGCCGAGGTGAAAATCATTTATCAATCGGTGGAAAATCTGCACAAAGCTTGCCCTAAAAACTTGGGAGACTGGTATTTCACTGGCAACTACCCTACTGCGGGCGGAAACCGTGTGGCAAACAAGGCTTTCATCAATTATTATGAAGGAAATAAAGAAAGAGCTTATTAA